A section of the Pedobacter sp. HDW13 genome encodes:
- a CDS encoding Fic family protein, translated as MLQSTELKNKLAHTIAEFKSAQPFTQEVKQQIDDKFRLEFNFNSNHLEGNTLTYTETELLLRFDRTEGNHEFREYEEMQAHDVAYLMIETEAQDKERPLTENLVRTLNQTLLVKPYWKDARTQGGDSTRKQIIPGEYKSTPNSVILTNGTIFHYTAPADVPNEMNKLITWYNDNEELEDPITLAATLHYKFVRIHPFDDGNGRTARLLMNYVLLRSGLPVVIIKAEEKKDYLSALNKADSGDIQYFVDYIANQLLWSINIQLKASRGETIEEEDDVEKELSILRRKLASLPDEFDQEKSKATILEMVNKSIFPLFDSASELVDSISDLFVSTSFYLFAYYPESSDKLEPHTVQRTASEDFLKKLIDTQPKLAKFSFWFRFNALKKATTSIDFKHEINVTLERYHYRITLEDTKLETRLPYGRVISNSDINMLIKGLKKEIIQEVKNAINID; from the coding sequence ATGCTTCAATCAACAGAACTCAAAAACAAACTCGCTCATACAATCGCCGAATTCAAAAGTGCACAACCATTCACTCAAGAAGTGAAACAGCAAATTGATGATAAATTCAGATTAGAATTTAACTTCAATTCCAACCATCTTGAGGGCAATACATTAACCTACACAGAAACAGAACTATTACTTCGTTTTGACAGAACCGAAGGCAATCATGAATTTAGGGAATACGAAGAAATGCAAGCACATGATGTTGCATATCTTATGATTGAAACTGAAGCTCAAGACAAGGAACGCCCTTTAACAGAAAACTTAGTTAGAACACTAAATCAAACATTGTTGGTTAAGCCCTATTGGAAAGATGCCAGAACACAAGGTGGGGATTCTACCCGCAAACAGATTATCCCCGGAGAATATAAGTCAACTCCTAACTCGGTTATACTTACTAACGGAACAATTTTTCATTATACCGCACCCGCAGATGTACCTAATGAAATGAATAAGCTTATTACTTGGTATAATGATAATGAAGAACTTGAAGACCCGATAACCTTAGCAGCCACTTTACATTATAAGTTTGTTAGGATTCATCCATTCGATGATGGAAACGGGAGGACCGCACGCTTACTCATGAATTATGTTTTGCTTAGATCTGGTCTTCCGGTTGTGATCATTAAAGCTGAAGAAAAGAAAGATTATCTCTCAGCTCTAAATAAGGCAGATTCAGGCGATATCCAATATTTTGTCGATTACATCGCCAATCAGCTACTTTGGAGCATCAATATCCAATTAAAAGCATCAAGAGGAGAAACAATAGAGGAAGAGGATGATGTTGAGAAAGAGCTTTCTATCTTACGACGAAAACTTGCTTCTTTACCAGATGAGTTTGATCAGGAAAAGAGCAAGGCTACAATACTTGAAATGGTCAATAAAAGTATATTTCCGTTATTCGACAGTGCAAGTGAATTGGTTGATAGCATTTCTGATTTATTCGTGAGTACAAGCTTTTACTTATTTGCATATTATCCAGAATCAAGCGACAAGTTGGAGCCTCATACTGTCCAAAGAACGGCAAGCGAGGATTTCTTGAAGAAATTAATTGATACGCAACCTAAGCTTGCCAAATTTAGTTTCTGGTTTAGATTTAATGCGTTAAAGAAGGCAACTACATCAATTGACTTCAAACATGAAATTAACGTAACTCTAGAGAGATATCACTATAGAATAACATTAGAAGATACAAAGTTAGAGACAAGATTGCCTTATGGAAGAGTTATTTCAAACAGTGATATTAATATGCTAATTAAAGGCCTTAAGAAAGAAATAATACAGGAGGTTAAAAATGCCATTAACATTGATTAA
- a CDS encoding RadC family protein: MVQEQTSFRVTEVEVSYRSNYNITERPKINSSKDAYQILMQHWQLGRIELLEEFKVILLNTSNRVLGIVDISVGGVAGTLADPKIIFAIALKTNSSKLILAHNHPSGGLIPSEADKRLTQKLKEGGKLLDIEVSDHLIITNHGYYSFADDNEI, from the coding sequence ATGGTACAAGAACAAACCTCATTTAGAGTGACTGAAGTTGAAGTAAGCTACAGATCAAACTACAACATTACGGAACGACCAAAAATTAACAGTTCAAAGGATGCTTACCAAATATTGATGCAACATTGGCAATTAGGCAGAATCGAGCTGTTAGAGGAATTTAAGGTGATTTTACTGAATACCAGTAACCGCGTATTAGGAATAGTCGATATTTCGGTTGGTGGAGTGGCTGGAACGTTGGCTGATCCTAAAATCATCTTTGCGATTGCGTTAAAGACGAATAGCAGCAAATTAATACTGGCTCACAACCATCCGAGTGGAGGATTGATACCAAGTGAAGCTGATAAACGGTTAACTCAGAAATTGAAAGAAGGAGGAAAGCTACTTGATATTGAGGTCTCTGACCATTTGATTATTACAAATCATGGCTATTACAGTTTTGCTGATGATAACGAGATTTAA
- a CDS encoding EVE domain-containing protein yields the protein MNHWLVKSEPFKYSWEKFNEDGRTFWDGVRNYQARNNLKAMQEGDLVLFYHSNEGKNVVGIAKVVKEFYQDPTTDDTNWVVVDLSPVESLKKPVSLEQIKAEPSLVDISLVRQGRLSVMPLKAAEFDKILEMGS from the coding sequence ATGAATCATTGGTTAGTGAAATCAGAACCTTTTAAATACAGCTGGGAGAAATTTAATGAAGATGGCCGCACCTTTTGGGATGGTGTGCGCAATTACCAGGCCCGGAATAACCTCAAAGCAATGCAGGAAGGCGATTTAGTACTTTTTTACCACAGTAACGAGGGTAAAAACGTAGTGGGTATTGCCAAAGTAGTAAAAGAGTTTTATCAGGACCCTACAACCGATGATACCAACTGGGTGGTGGTTGATTTATCGCCTGTTGAAAGCTTAAAAAAACCGGTTTCGTTAGAGCAGATCAAAGCCGAACCAAGTTTGGTTGATATTTCGCTGGTGCGCCAGGGCCGTCTTTCGGTTATGCCTTTAAAAGCTGCCGAGTTTGATAAGATCCTGGAGATGGGAAGCTAG
- a CDS encoding ATP-dependent endonuclease, producing MKIESIRIENFRSFKDQTITLDDYTCFVGPNGAGKSTVFNALNIFFRQSKDSRTDLSKLVDSDFHHKNTNNEIKITVTFTELSDQAKADLSNYVRHDKLIVSAVAVYDPQTQRAEIKQYGNRLAMEDFKPFFDALKAGASVSDLQAIYLQLKEKYADLPKPGTKTAMTQSLNDFENANSKLCVLIPSEDQFYGITKGSNKLAPYIQWVFVSASKDASDEGEESKTSALGQLLARTVRSKVNFNERLTEMRLAAKAHYQQMLENEQGALNEISASLQKRLAAWSHPNITAKVLWKEDQEKSIRIDEPYAFIKIGERGFEAELARFGHGLQRSYMLALLQELALIDDTSAPTLIMGIEEPELYQHPPQARYLAETLIELSGKDSQLLVCTHNPLFIPGENFDKIRIVRENGNPSFTVISSLAYTKLAEELESVGEKLNKEMGMVAKLYPSLNPVMNEMFFCKVLVLVEGYEDIAYLTTYLILTGRLNDFRKYGCHIVPVEGKNNLIKPLTMAKLLSIPAFVIFDADTDKDQIEEEARRTNEVRLHKKENKTILAIQGVYDNNEWPDDHLFMQNTVCWKTNITNTIREEIGDDWKEHWNQACAFYGNAAGLHKNPLAVARCLESSWIKGLKSKSLERLVDVVIEFAKRGNE from the coding sequence ATGAAAATAGAATCAATACGCATTGAGAACTTTCGTTCTTTTAAAGACCAAACAATAACTCTAGATGATTATACATGTTTCGTCGGGCCTAATGGGGCTGGCAAATCAACTGTGTTTAATGCATTAAACATCTTCTTCAGGCAATCAAAAGATAGCAGGACGGATCTAAGCAAACTTGTGGATAGTGATTTTCATCATAAGAACACAAATAATGAAATCAAGATCACAGTTACCTTTACTGAACTTTCAGATCAAGCTAAAGCAGATTTAAGCAACTATGTTCGACATGACAAATTAATTGTATCCGCTGTCGCAGTATATGATCCACAAACGCAAAGGGCGGAGATAAAACAGTATGGCAATAGACTTGCCATGGAGGATTTTAAACCCTTCTTCGATGCTTTGAAAGCCGGGGCAAGCGTTTCAGATCTTCAAGCAATATACTTACAGTTAAAAGAAAAGTATGCTGATTTACCAAAGCCTGGAACAAAAACAGCAATGACCCAGAGTCTAAATGATTTTGAAAATGCTAATTCAAAGTTATGTGTCTTGATACCAAGTGAAGACCAATTTTATGGAATTACCAAAGGGAGTAACAAACTTGCTCCTTATATTCAATGGGTATTTGTTTCTGCATCCAAAGATGCCTCAGATGAAGGGGAAGAATCTAAGACCAGCGCATTAGGTCAACTGCTTGCAAGAACTGTAAGATCTAAAGTTAATTTCAATGAAAGGCTCACGGAAATGCGTTTAGCCGCCAAAGCACATTACCAGCAAATGCTAGAGAATGAGCAAGGGGCTCTTAATGAAATTTCAGCTTCATTACAGAAAAGACTTGCAGCTTGGTCACATCCAAATATTACAGCCAAGGTACTTTGGAAGGAAGATCAAGAGAAATCAATTAGAATTGACGAGCCATATGCTTTCATAAAAATTGGAGAACGTGGTTTCGAAGCAGAATTGGCTAGATTTGGTCATGGTCTGCAACGATCCTATATGCTTGCCTTATTACAAGAGTTGGCACTTATAGATGACACTTCAGCTCCTACCTTAATTATGGGAATTGAAGAACCAGAATTATATCAGCATCCACCGCAGGCAAGATATCTAGCCGAGACCTTAATTGAATTATCAGGAAAAGATTCACAGCTTCTAGTTTGTACGCACAATCCATTATTTATCCCCGGAGAGAACTTTGATAAGATTAGAATTGTTCGTGAAAATGGAAACCCTAGTTTCACAGTAATATCATCATTAGCTTATACTAAGCTTGCAGAGGAATTGGAAAGTGTTGGGGAAAAACTAAATAAAGAAATGGGGATGGTTGCAAAGCTATATCCGTCACTGAATCCAGTCATGAACGAGATGTTCTTTTGTAAAGTATTGGTATTAGTTGAAGGATATGAAGATATAGCATATCTAACAACCTACTTAATTCTTACTGGACGACTGAATGACTTTCGTAAATATGGATGCCATATTGTTCCTGTTGAAGGAAAAAATAATTTGATTAAACCTCTAACCATGGCAAAACTTCTTAGCATACCTGCATTCGTGATATTTGATGCTGACACTGACAAAGACCAAATTGAGGAAGAAGCGCGCAGAACCAATGAGGTTAGGCTACATAAAAAAGAAAACAAAACAATCTTAGCTATACAGGGTGTATATGATAACAATGAGTGGCCAGATGATCATTTGTTTATGCAAAATACAGTCTGTTGGAAAACAAATATAACCAACACCATAAGAGAGGAGATTGGGGATGACTGGAAGGAACACTGGAATCAAGCGTGTGCATTTTACGGTAATGCAGCTGGTCTTCATAAAAATCCACTAGCAGTTGCTAGGTGTTTAGAAAGTTCATGGATTAAGGGGCTTAAATCAAAATCTCTTGAAAGATTAGTTGACGTGGTTATAGAATTTGCAAAAAGAGGTAACGAATAA